In one window of Carassius auratus strain Wakin chromosome 28, ASM336829v1, whole genome shotgun sequence DNA:
- the LOC113047293 gene encoding heat shock protein 30-like: protein MSSVESLFMDDPFFANSHFLWPRRSVALSSFREDFLQRRAQIMQNLRNEIRDSLLNELTEDFFQCLDGQRSFSRLFSTNTEQNKRPDVSLTLDTQGYSPEDVTVTVSGRRLEVMAGKRAQAEASSSSTSTAHVAEAQPHGFVKAVQLPDHLDPTSLTCSLGEDGLLHIESPESKDESSEEQIIPIRFRTSLDFPINKDSTSKKEDGAKETN, encoded by the coding sequence ATGTCTTCTGTCGAGAGCCTCTTCATGGATGACCCTTTCTTTGCAAACTCCCACTTTCTGTGGCCCAGGCGCAGTGTGGCTCTCTCCAGCTTCAGAGAGGATTTCCTCCAGCGTAGAGCTCAGATAATGCAGAACCTGAGGAATGAGATCCGAGACAGCTTGCTGAATGAACTCACTGAAGACTTCTTCCAGTGTCTAGATGGTCAGAGGTCCTTCTCCAGGCTCTTCAGCACCAACACAGAGCAGAACAAACGGCCAGACGTGTCTCTTACTCTGGACACTCAAGGCTACTCTCCAGAGGACGTCACCGTGACAGTATCTGGAAGACGTCTGGAGGTGATGGCTGGCAAGCGGGCCCAGGCAGAGGCTTCTTCATCATCTACCAGCACCGCTCACGTCGCAGAAGCCCAGCCACATGGATTTGTTAAAGCTGTGCAGCTTCCTGACCACCTGGATCCAACCTCCTTGACCTGCTCACTTGGAGAAGATGGGCTTCTGCATATTGAGTCACCAGAATCCAAAGATGAGTCCTCAGAGGAGCAGATCATTCCCATCCGCTTTAGAACATCGCTTGATTTCCCCATCAACAAGGACAGCACGAGCAAAAAGGAGGACGGGGCTAAGGAAACAAACTAA